The Aphis gossypii isolate Hap1 chromosome 3, ASM2018417v2, whole genome shotgun sequence genome includes a region encoding these proteins:
- the LOC114131448 gene encoding microtubule-associated protein futsch-like isoform X12, whose translation MGNPSDHVETPLTGGYLLIVLAEPRTAEHKLAILKKLTKGLSCWNYEESGVEIVTELNAIVNQNIEGEEGKNGEQLFQYVSDNLVAEILINPQHSTLVQCVRNLLASFTKYRCIIHAGYSFTENGSWIVQDGSFSVIDFLDAYKTAEAQRTIRLHENHIRIDLHCSADADWNQVSRLKGTRFLLNPPEKIVDNESIESTVRWLCDKIEVVELDILLEGSQVVGNIRFSRPTLYVFPAGQGDSALFGINGFNMLIDGGAGRNSCFWGFARHLDRLDAVLLTRLNSSNLEGVASFLKRKTMSSLYPQIGHFFCNFKTRKQISSPNTDAKQDVLSISLIDTAQSIITDLKQLQLRPHLCYRNINLEPINLYHKVGHGKLDMYVLNPSKDSKEVKDFLTKWNEGDQKLFNPTKDLQFPLPNIISVCTLLVWQPANPNTTITRIFFPGSSPQNKIFESLERVRHLEFLKHPSCSIKSMSSSTSVTIKSQTTKKTVLEKMIPGETKAVKTMENLEVSTSASNAVIQTAIIPTVPKEGTPKPKFPVEAEKSKPNLKTVTKETVNSKTKIEHKYSSISAKVNSNKVIQKSTTIKKTLKLSSKSPPTDKSTPTTPIENQEKTPKPIKQVIKPKSTIKSPSSTPTKSKKEEANRKVLVSSRTNSGLKRTQITKKEIKPAKPINEIETEGISSKKDSNIIYKSSLISGDKDKSGEEEDILIVEKVAITPEKLLTPDGKKIIANELDGILTTAKDIVIKEKCVEKLSDSGATTAPTMPEDEKINDSKKEIEVNESDQKSEEFKKAKDALKTPDEVADLPFHEEADEHKTKVTEKVIETEIESQEIVQVENAEYVLVSLDSSPEALKRQVLDNVNLLDTELDEESEKEDEYVEKKESKLIEHLLESSKDLCEITDKIDELKKQNEHEINNHLIHENLQNYSHGNTETINVCAELINQEKQIEIQEKAKSRGSLSDETLQTMVNETITTATNVINRSGSTTEEQERVSEHIRATHESKVSTKPDSIDNEQVQSSLNDTNTSSSKITSRSGSISIDKKANTTEKTTDKQDSKASSNAGSVCEEPVKSPVNETVTSSSKVASRSGSITDDQAKTTEISEDKKDSKASSKEASVCDEPVKSPVNETITSSSKVASRSASITNEQEKTTGNVNDNQDSKASSRAGSVCDEHVKSPVHETFTSSSKVASRSGSIITEEQEKTTDKQDSKASSKAGSVCDEPVKSPVHETILTANKVPSRSGSITTDEQEKTLDKLESKTSSKSGSVCDEPVKSPVHETILTANKVSSRSGSITTDEQEKSLDKLESKASSKAGSVCDEPVKSPVHETILTADKVASRSGSITTDEQEITTDKIDSKASSKAGSVCDEPVKSPVHETILTANKVPSRSGSITTDEQEKTLDKLESKASSKAGSVCDEPVKSPVHETILTANIVTSRSGSITNEQEKTTENVNENQGSKESSRAGSVCDEHVKSPVHETITSSSKVASRSASITTEEQEKTLDKLESKASSKAGSVCDEPVKSPVHETILTADKVASRSGSITTDEQEKTLDKLESKASSKAGSVCDEQVKSPVHETITSSSKVASRSGSITTDEQEITTDKIDSKASSKAGSVCDEPVKSPVHETILTADKVASRSGSITTDEQEKTLDKLESKASSKSSSVCDEPVKSPIRETITSSSKVASRSGSITNEQEKTTENVNDNQDSKVSSRAGSVCDKHVKSPVYETITSSSKVASRSGSITTDEQEITTDIMDSKASSKAGSVCDELVESLLCEATASDKIKTMISSSISHEPLHDNQYSKVSRKASSICEEPLKSSELEINTDVTKLKSRPSSINQDQDIVYNSLTDKQEFNASSNETSSINYREPIKIDCFEKNTNERVISSRPNSEEELLDSVPSINKYSTLENTISDISFKEQEIVSTSLINKSNSICQDTESTPTLAMDKYDIETSSRKDSFCQDKNESITISSSSTSSICQEINTQSSKLSSRKSSIIDDLIDKPSKLQIGEKSSSLQESNIYDHSIDDNSKIFNKSGSLCDEMLNMSFNKVTENVISNKTCERIVSPTLIAENTECKIDNKEGSVGEESMKSSNNETGNKGNLISSTLNSIPQKTEEEKNQSSKSSSIFDETQKLQIENNKIILSPFEIIETNVIEKKVEESKSLGRIGSLCEEIAKFLTDDDKKMSTNNTYESSCGINESTLKNNNEVLKVETEPLLQFEKNTYALNKIEKPLQLDDEVKVSEKHDNINEKNTDHSLPAENITVSNIKSSDISTILIEENNKTGIMNVAQMVGKNINDESFTKHTAITDNESKNLKTVNPISSITSEECISKLSNVLIEDIVKSSNEKNIMNNSSLTDICVNQPLGVTLNSEDLGVTKDIVMQLKRDVHEALHQCSSDDERPYTPQSESSMSRSAMNIDEDDDDNEDNKIETDDDMAGSPMSTGPSPIQMQLDNRQVEINIDFNKAIQEHRITRGEDLTTTEANGNHVTEIKTTEHDNINQNQSTSSDTVQSWGKPLGLPPVQSINNNGFDPIREWGKPFGLPSPTQPVLELGETQNMSSKITPKKLKKIMDNKPIINVMDKDSQNRIRRSESPSKLRSRSSSRMSRINPVYLDLIYVPHHGNSKYVSADFFKRVRARNYVFSGTDPSKEVLNALIEGKQAWEDQDLEVTIIPTYDTDTLGQWVAENEELLTKLKIDLSPSASRCTIKLQDHNTSCSAYRLEF comes from the exons GGCTTTCGTGTTGGAATTATGAAGAGAGTGGCGTTGAAATAGTAACTGAACTTAATGCTATTGTTAATCAAAACATCGAAGGCGAAGAAGGCAAAAAtg gtgaACAACTTTTTCAATATGTAAGTGATAATTTAGTGGCAGAAATTCTTATTAACCCTCAACACAGTACATTAGTGCAATGCGTAAGAAACTTATTAGCAAGTTTTACAAAGTATAGATGCATTATTCATGCAGGATATTCGTTCACAGAAAATGGATCGTGGATCGTCCag gatGGTTCATTTTCGGTCATTGACTTCTTAGATGCATATAAAACGGCTGAAGCTCAGCGCACAATTAGACTCCATGAAAACCATATTCGTATTGATCTTCATTGTTCTGCAGACGCTGATTGGAATCAAGTTAGTCGACTTAAAGGCACGCGTTTTTTGTTAAATCCGCCGGAAAAAATAGTTGACAATGAGTCAATAGAATCAACTGTAAGGTGGCTTTGTGATAAAATTGAAGTGGTTGAACTTGATATACTACTTGAAGGGTCACAAGTTGTGGGAAATATCAGATTTAGTAGACCTACACTTTATGTATTTCCTGCTGGACAAGGCGATTCCGCATTATTTGGCATCAATGGATTCAACATGTTAATCGATGGAGGAGCGGGAAGAAATTCTTGTTTTTGGGGTTTTGCAAGACACTTGGATCGATTAGATGCAGTACTATTAACAAGACTCAACAGTAGTAATTTAGAAGGAGTTGCATCctttttaaaacgaaaaaccATGTCATCATTGTATCCACAAAtaggacattttttttgtaacttcaAG acaagaaaacaaatatcatCTCCTAACACTGATGCTAAACAAGATGTTCTTTCAATTAGCTTAATAGATACAGCACAAAGCATAATAACTGATCTTAAACAATTGCAACTTCGTCCGCATTTATGTTATCGAAACATAAATTTAGAACCCatcaatttatatcataaagttGGACATGGAAAACTcgatatgtatgtattaaatccTTCTAAAGACAGTAAAGAGGTAAAAGACTTTTTGACAAAATGGAATGAAGgtgatcaaaaattatttaatcctACTAAAGATTTGCAGTTTCCATTGCCTAACATTATATCTGTTTGTACACTGCTAGTATGGCAACCAGCAAATCCAAATACTACCATcactagaattttttttcccgGAAGTAGtcctcaaaataaaatatttgaatcttTAGAAAGAGTCAGACatcttgaatttttaaagCATCCTTCATGCTCTATTAAATCAATGAGTTCATCTACATcagtaacaataaaatcacAAACAACAAAGAAGACAGTTCTTGAAAAAATGATTCCTGGTGAAACTAAAGCCGTTAAAACTATGGAAAATTTAGAAGTATCAACATCAGCCTCAAATGCTGTTATACAAACAGCTATAATACCAACAGTACCCAAAGAAGGAACTCCAAAACCAAAATTCCCAGTTGAGGcagaaaaatcaaaaccaaATTTAAAGACAGTTACGAAAGAAACAGttaactcaaaaacaaaaattgaacatAAATATAGTTCAATTAGTGCAAAAGTAAATTCTAACAAGGTTATACAAAAAAgtacaactattaaaaaaacattaaaattatcatctaAATCTCCTCCTACTGATAAATCAACACCAACTACTCCAATtgaaaatcaagaaaaaacgCCTAAACCAATTAAACAAGTTATCAAACcaaaatcaacaataaaatctCCTTCAAGTACTCctactaaaagtaaaaaagagGAAGCTAATCGTAAAGTTTTGGTTTCTTCAAGAACGAATTCTGGTTTAAAGCGAActcaaataactaaaaaagaaataaagcCAGCCAAACcaataaatgaaattgaaacagAAGGTATTTCTTCGAAAAAAgactcaaatattatttataaatctagtTTGATAAGTGGTGATAAAGATAAAAGTGGCGAAGaagaagatattttaattgtggAAAAAGTAGCGATTACACCAGAAAAACTATTGACTCCAGAtgggaaaaaaatcattgccAATGAATTGGATGGGATTTTAACAACTGCCAAGGATAtagtaattaaagaaaaatgcgTAGAAAAATTGTCAGATTCTGGAGCCACTACAGCGCCCACTATGCCAgaagatgaaaaaataaatgactcaaaaaaagaaatcgaAGTTAACGAATCAGACCAAAAATccgaagaatttaaaaaagcaaaagatGCATTAAAAACACCAGATGAAGTTGCTGATTTACCATTTCACGAAGAAGCAGatgaacataaaacaaaagttaCAGAAAAAGTAATTGAAACAGAAATTGAATCACAAGAAATTGTTCAAGTAGAAAATGCCGAATATGTACTGGTATCATTAGATTCATCTCCAGAAGCATTAAAACGACAAGTATTGGATAACGTTAATTTGTTGGATACAGAACTTGACGAAGAATCTGAAAAAGAAGATGAATacgtagaaaaaaaagaaagtaaattaatagaaCATCTACTTGAATCATCCAAGGATTTGTGTGAAATAACAGACAAAATTGatgagttaaaaaaacaaaacgaacATGAGATTAACAATCACCTAATAcatgaaaatttacaaaactataGTCACGGTAATACTGAAACTATAAATGTATGCGCAGAATTGATaaatcaagaaaaacaaatagaaaTTCAAGAAAAAGCGAAATCTAGAGGTTCACTTTCTGATGAGACATTACAAACTATGGTTAATGAAACTATTACGACAGCtactaatgttataaatagatCAGGATCAACTACTGAAGAACAAGAGAGAGTATCAGAACACATCAGGGCAACCCATGAGTCTAAGGTATCTACTAAACCAGATTCAATTGATAATGAACAAGTTCAATCTTCACTTAATGACACAAATACATCATCTAGTAAAATTACAAGTAGATCCGGTTCTATTTCAATAGACAAAAAAGCAAATACTACGGAAAAAACCACCGATAAACAGGACTCCAAAGCATCAAGTAATGCAGGATCGGTTTGTGAGGAGCCAGTGAAATCCCCGGTTAACGAAACAGTTACATCTTCTTCTAAAGTTGCAAGTAGATCCGGATCTATCACTGATGACCAAGCAAAAACTACAGAAATATCCGAAGATAAAAAAGATTCAAAAGCATCAAGTAAGGAAGCTTCAGTTTGTGATGAACCAGTGAAATCTCCGGTTAATGAAACAATTACGTCTTCTTCTAAAGTTGCAAGTAGATCCGCTTCTATTACAAACGAACAAGAAAAAACTACAGGAAACGTGAATGATAACCAAGATTCAAAGGCGTCTAGTAGGGCAGGCTCAGTTTGTGATGAACACGTTAAATCTCCAGTTCATGAAACATTTACATCGTCTTCTAAAGTTGCTAGTAGATCCGGTTCTATTATAACAGAAGAACAGGAAAAAACCACCGATAAACAGGATTCCAAAGCATCAAGTAAAGCAGGTTCAGTTTGTGATGAACCAGTGAAATCTCCAGTTCATGAAACAATTTTGACAGCCAATAAAGTTCCAAGCAGATCAGGTTCTATTACAACAGATGAACAAGAAAAAACCCTCGATAAACTGGAATCCAAAACATCAAGTAAGTCAG GTTCAGTTTGTGATGAACCAGTGAAATCTCCAGTTcatgaaacaattttaacagCCAATAAAGTTTCAAGCAGATCAGGTTCTATTACAACAGATGAACAAGAAAAATCCCTCGATAAACTGGAATCCAAAGCATCAAGTAAAGCAG GTTCAGTTTGTGATGAACCAGTGAAATCTCCAGTTCATGAAACAATTTTGACAGCCGATAAAGTTGCAAGCAGATCCGGTTCTATTACAACAGATGAACAGGAAATAACCACCGATAAAATAGATTCCAAAGCATCAAGTAAAGCAGGTTCAGTTTGTGATGAACCAGTGAAATCTCCAGTTCATGAAACAATTTTGACAGCCAATAAAGTTCCAAGCAGATCAGGTTCTATTACAACAGATGAACAAGAAAAAACCCTCGATAAACTGGAATCCAAAGCATCAAGTAAAGCAGGTTCAGTTTGTGATGAACCAGTGAAATCTCCAGTTCATGAAACAATTTTGACAGCTAATATAGTTACAAGTAGGTCTGGTTCTATTACAAACGAACAAGAAAAAACTACAGAAAACGTGAATGAAAACCAAGGTTCAAAGGAGTCTAGTAGGGCAGGCTCAGTTTGTGATGAACATGTAAAATCTCCAGTTCATGAAACAATTACGTCTTCTTCTAAAGTTGCAAGTAGATCCGCTTCTATTACAACGGAGGAACAAGAAAAAACCCTCGATAAACTGGAATCCAAAGCATCAAGTAAAGCAGGTTCAGTTTGTGATGAACCAGTGAAATCTCCAGTTCATGAAACAATTTTGACAGCCGATAAAGTTGCAAGCAGATCAGGTTCTATTACAACAGATGAACAAGAAAAAACCCTCGATAAACTGGAATCCAAAGCATCAAGTAAAGCAGGTTCAGTTTGTGATGAACAAGTTAAATCTCCAGTTCATGAAACAATTACGTCTTCTTCTAAAGTTGCTAGTAGATCCGGTTCTATTACAACAGATGAACAGGAAATAACCACCGATAAAATAGATTCCAAAGCATCAAGTAAAGCAGGTTCAGTTTGTGATGAACCAGTGAAATCTCCAGTTCATGAAACAATTTTGACAGCCGATAAAGTTGCAAGCAGATCCG GTTCTATTACAACAGATGAACAAGAAAAAACCCTCGATAAACTGGAATCCAAAGCATCAAGTAAGTCAAGTTCAGTTTGTGATGAACCTGTGAAATCTCCGATTCGTGAAACAATTACGTCTTCTTCTAAAGTTGCAAGTAGATCCGGTTCTATTACAAACGAACAAGAAAAAACTACTGAAAACGTAAATGATAACCAAGATTCAAAGGTGTCTAGTAGGGCGGGCTCAGTTTGTGATAAACACGTTAAATCTCCAGTTTATGAAACAATTACGTCTTCTTCTAAAGTTGCTAGTAGATCCGGTTCTATTACAACAGATGAACAGGAAATAACCACCGATATAATGGATTCCAAAGCATCAAGTAAAGCAGGTTCAGTTTGTGATGAATTAGTGGAATCTCTATTATGTGAAGCCACGGCATCAGACAAGATCAAAACAATGATATCCAGTTCTATATCTCATGAACCACTACATGATAATCAATACTCAAAGGTTTCAAGAAAAGCCAGTTCCATATGTGAAGAACCATTAAAATCGTCGGAACTAGAAATAAATACTGATGTGacgaaattaaaaagtagACCGAGTTCAATTAACCAAGACCaagatattgtttataattctcTTACAGACAAACAAGAATTTAATGCATCTAGTAATGAAACTAGCTCAATTAATTATAGGGaaccaataaaaatagattgttttgaaaaaaataccaatgAAAGGGTTATTTCTAGTAGACCCAATTCAGAAGAAGAATTACTTGATTCTGTacctagtattaataaatactccACTTTAGAAAATACTATATCTGACATATCTTTTAAAGAACAAGAAATAGTTTCtacatcattaataaataagagtAATTCAATTTGCCAAGATACAGAGAGTACACCAACATTAGCAATGGACAAATATGATATTGAAACAAGTAGTAGAAAAGATTCGTTTTGTCAGGATAAGAATGAATCCATAACAATTTCGTCAAGTAGTACTAGTTCAATTTGTCAAGAAATTAATACTCAATCTTCAAAACTTTCTAGTAGGAAAAGTTCTATTATCGatgatttaattgataaaccttcaaaattacaaattggGGAAAAGAGCTCTAGTCTTCaagaatcaaatatttatgaccATAGCATTGAtgataattctaaaatattcaacaaatcTGGATCCTTGTGTGATGAAATGCTAAATATGTCGTTTAATAAAGTAACAGAAAATgtcatttcaaataaaacatgtGAACGAATAGTTTCTCCAACACTTATCGCTGAAAATACAGAATGTAAAATAGACAATAAAGAGGGATCTGTGGGCGAAGAATCAATGAAATCTTCTAATAATGAAACTGGCAATAAaggaaatttaatttcaagtaCTCTAAATTCAATTCCTCAAAAAacagaagaagaaaaaaatcaatcatcaAAATCAAGTTCTATATTTGATGAAACACAAAAGttacaaattgaaaataataaaatcattttgtcACCTTTCGAAATAATCGAAACcaatgttattgaaaaaaaagtggaAGAATCAAAATCTTTAGGCAGAATAGGATCTTTGTGTGAAGAAATTGCTAAATTTTTAACAGatgacgataaaaaaatgtctacgAATAATACATATGAATCGTCATGCGGTATAAACGAatctactttaaaaaataacaatgaagTATTAAAAGTTGAAACTGAACCATTATtacagtttgaaaaaaatacttatgctTTGAACAAGATTGAAAAACCTTTACAACTCGACGATGAAGTCAAAGTTAGTGAAAAACATGATAACATAAATGAGAAAAATACAGATCATAGTCTTCCTGCTGAAAATATCACTGTTTCTAATATTAAGTCCTCAGATATTTCTACAATATTgattgaagaaaataataagactGGTATAATGAATGTTGCTCAAATGGTAgggaaaaatattaacgaCGAATCTTTTACCAAACATACCGCTATAACTGACAATGAatccaaaaatttaaaaacggtCAATCCAATTTCTAGTATTACTTCAGAAGAatgtattagtaaattatcaaatgttttaattgaagATATAGTGAAATCATCTAATGAGAAAAATATCATGAATAATTCATCATTAACAGACATTTGTGTAAACCAACCATTAGGTGTTACTCTAAATAGTGAAGACTTGGGTGTTACTAAAGATATAGTAATGCAATTAAAAAGAGATGTACACGAAGCATTACATCAATGTAGTAGTGATGACGAGCGGCCATATACTCCTCAAAGCGAATCTAGCATGTCTAGATCGGCAATGAATATTGATGAAGACGATGATGATAACGAagacaataaaattgaaaccGATGATGATATGGCTGGATCTCCTATGTCAACTGGACCATCACCAATCCAAATGCAACTCGATAATCGACAAGTAGAAATTAATATCGATTTTAATAAAGCCATTCAGGAACATAGGATTACTAGAGGAGAAGATTTGACAACTACTGAAGCAAATGGTAACCATGTTACAGAAATTAAAACAACtgaacatgataatattaatcaaaaccaAAGCACTTCATCCGATACGGTTCAGAGTTGGGGTAAACCACTAGGTCTACCGCCAGTACAAAGCATTAATAATAACGGTTTTGATCCAATACGTGAATGGGGAAAACCATTTGGTCTTCCTTCTCCAACACAGCCGGTCCTTGAACTCGGAGAAACTCAAAATATGAGTAGTAAGATTACACccaaaaagttgaaaaaaattatggacAACAAACCAATAATTAATGTCATGG atAAAGACTCGCAAAATCGAATTCGACGATCGGAGTCGCCGAGCAAACTTAGGAGTCGATCATCAAGTCGGATGTCGAGAATTAATCCTGTTTATCTGGATCTTATTTATGTGCCACATCAtggaaattcaaaatatgtatctgCTGACTTCTTTAAGCGCGTACGAGCTAGAAATTACGTTTTTAGCGGTACTGACCCTAGTAAAGAAGTCTTAAATGCCTTAATCGAAGGTAAACAGGCTTGGGAGGATCAAGATTTAG aaGTCACCATAATACCAACTTATGATACTGATACGCTGGGTCAATGGGTGGCAGAAAATGAAGAGCTGCTGACCAAGTTGAAGATTGATTTAAGTCCCAGCGCTAGTCGATGCACGATAAAATTACAAGATCATAATACCAGCTGCTCCGCATATAGactagaattttaa